In the genome of Sciurus carolinensis chromosome 3, mSciCar1.2, whole genome shotgun sequence, one region contains:
- the Gpbar1 gene encoding G-protein coupled bile acid receptor 1 isoform X1: MLTLATPSSIQACRLLLQTSPDPRPKMTPNNTGEVATSLPMVAMGLSLTLASLIVAANLLLALGIARDHHLRSPPAGCFFLSLLLAGLLTGLALPMLPGLWNQSRRGYWSCLLLYLAPNFSFLSLLANLLLVHGERYRAVLRPLRPHGSTRLALLLTWTGPLLFASLPALGWNHWSPNANCSSQAVFPAPYLYLEIFGLLLPAVGAAALLSARVLVTAHHQLQDIRRLERAVCRDAPSALARTLTWRQAKAQAGATLLFGLCWGPYVATLLLSVLAYEQRPPLGPGTLLSLLSLGSASAAAVPVAMGLGDQRYTAPWRAAAQRWLRVLRGRASRDSPGPSMAYHTSSQSSIDLDLN; the protein is encoded by the coding sequence ATGCTAACTCTGGCCACCCCCTCCTCCATCCAGGCATGCCGGTTGCTGCTCCAGACCTCCCCCGATCCAAGGCCCAAGATGACACCCAACAACACCGGGGAGGTGGCCACCTCCCTCCCCATGGTGGCTATGGGGCTCTCTCTGACCCTGGCAAGCCTCATTGTGGCCGCCAACCTTCTTCTGGCATTGGGCATCGCCCGGGACCACCACCTGCGCAGCCCCCCTGCTGGCTGCTTCTTCCTGAGCCTACTGCTGGCTGGGCTGCTCACAGGGCTGGCCCTGCCCATGCTGCCAGGGTTGTGGAACCAAAGCCGCCGGGGTTATTGGTCCTGCCTCCTCCTGTACTTGGCTcccaacttctccttcctctctctgctcgCCAATCTGCTGCTGGTACATGGGGAGCGCTACAGAGCAGTGCTGCGGCCACTCCGGCCCCACGGGAGCACTCGGCTGGCCCTACTCCTCACCTGGACTGGTCCCCTGCTCTTTGCTAGTCTGCCAGCTCTGGGGTGGAACCACTGGAGCCCTAATGCCAACTGCAGCTCCCAGGCTGTCTTCCCAGCTCCCTACCTCTACCTCGAAATCTTTGGGCTCCTGCTGCCTGCCGTGGGGGCTGCCGCCCTTCTCTCTGCCCGAGTATTGGTCACTGCCCACCACCAGCTACAGGACATCCGCCGGCTGGAACGGGCAGTGTGTCGCGATGCACCCTCTGCCCTGGCCCGCACCCTCACCTGGAGGCAGGCCAAGGCACAAGCTGGAGCCACACTCCTGTTTGGGCTGTGCTGGGGCCCCTATGTGGCCACCCTGCTCCTGTCGGTCCTGGCCTATGAGCAGCGCCCACCACTGGGGCCTGGAACTCTGTTATCcctcctctcactgggcagtgcCAGTGCAGCAGCTGTGCCTGTGGCTATGGGCCTGGGTGATCAGCGCTACACAGCCCCCTGGAGGGCAGCCGCCCAAAGGTGGCTGCGGGTGCTGCGGGGAAGAGCCTCCAGGGACAGTCCTGGCCCCAGCATGGCCTACCACACCAGCAGCCAAAGCAGCATTGACTTGGACTTGAACTAG
- the Gpbar1 gene encoding G-protein coupled bile acid receptor 1 isoform X2: MTPNNTGEVATSLPMVAMGLSLTLASLIVAANLLLALGIARDHHLRSPPAGCFFLSLLLAGLLTGLALPMLPGLWNQSRRGYWSCLLLYLAPNFSFLSLLANLLLVHGERYRAVLRPLRPHGSTRLALLLTWTGPLLFASLPALGWNHWSPNANCSSQAVFPAPYLYLEIFGLLLPAVGAAALLSARVLVTAHHQLQDIRRLERAVCRDAPSALARTLTWRQAKAQAGATLLFGLCWGPYVATLLLSVLAYEQRPPLGPGTLLSLLSLGSASAAAVPVAMGLGDQRYTAPWRAAAQRWLRVLRGRASRDSPGPSMAYHTSSQSSIDLDLN, encoded by the coding sequence ATGACACCCAACAACACCGGGGAGGTGGCCACCTCCCTCCCCATGGTGGCTATGGGGCTCTCTCTGACCCTGGCAAGCCTCATTGTGGCCGCCAACCTTCTTCTGGCATTGGGCATCGCCCGGGACCACCACCTGCGCAGCCCCCCTGCTGGCTGCTTCTTCCTGAGCCTACTGCTGGCTGGGCTGCTCACAGGGCTGGCCCTGCCCATGCTGCCAGGGTTGTGGAACCAAAGCCGCCGGGGTTATTGGTCCTGCCTCCTCCTGTACTTGGCTcccaacttctccttcctctctctgctcgCCAATCTGCTGCTGGTACATGGGGAGCGCTACAGAGCAGTGCTGCGGCCACTCCGGCCCCACGGGAGCACTCGGCTGGCCCTACTCCTCACCTGGACTGGTCCCCTGCTCTTTGCTAGTCTGCCAGCTCTGGGGTGGAACCACTGGAGCCCTAATGCCAACTGCAGCTCCCAGGCTGTCTTCCCAGCTCCCTACCTCTACCTCGAAATCTTTGGGCTCCTGCTGCCTGCCGTGGGGGCTGCCGCCCTTCTCTCTGCCCGAGTATTGGTCACTGCCCACCACCAGCTACAGGACATCCGCCGGCTGGAACGGGCAGTGTGTCGCGATGCACCCTCTGCCCTGGCCCGCACCCTCACCTGGAGGCAGGCCAAGGCACAAGCTGGAGCCACACTCCTGTTTGGGCTGTGCTGGGGCCCCTATGTGGCCACCCTGCTCCTGTCGGTCCTGGCCTATGAGCAGCGCCCACCACTGGGGCCTGGAACTCTGTTATCcctcctctcactgggcagtgcCAGTGCAGCAGCTGTGCCTGTGGCTATGGGCCTGGGTGATCAGCGCTACACAGCCCCCTGGAGGGCAGCCGCCCAAAGGTGGCTGCGGGTGCTGCGGGGAAGAGCCTCCAGGGACAGTCCTGGCCCCAGCATGGCCTACCACACCAGCAGCCAAAGCAGCATTGACTTGGACTTGAACTAG